In the Sarcophilus harrisii chromosome 3, mSarHar1.11, whole genome shotgun sequence genome, one interval contains:
- the VPS36 gene encoding vacuolar protein-sorting-associated protein 36 isoform X2 yields MDRFVWTNGLLEINETLVIQQRGVRIYDGEEKIKFDAGVLLLSTHRLIWRDQKNHDCCIAIPLSQIVFIEEQAAGIGKSAKIVIHLHPASSNKDPGPFQSSKSSYIKLSFKEHGQIEPGRIRAVGIVGIERKLEEKRKETDKNISEAFEDLSKLMVKAKEMVELSKSIANKIKDKQGDITEDETIRFKSYLLSMGIANPVTRETHGSGTHYHMQLAKQLAGILQVPLEERGGIMSLTEVYCLVNRARGMELLSPEDLVNACKMLEALKLPLRLRIFDSGVMVIELQSHNEEEMLASALETVSEKGSLTSEEFAKLVGMSVLLAKERLLLAEKMGHLCRDDSVEGLRFYPNLFMTQS; encoded by the exons ATAAAATTTGATGCTGGAGTCCTTCTCCTCAGTACACACCGACTAATCTGGCGAGATCAGAAAAATCAT GATTGTTGCATTGCTATTCCTCTTTCCCAAATTGTATTCATTGAAGAACAAGCAGCTGGTATTGGAAAAAG TGCCAAAATAGTGATTCATCTTCACCCAGCTTCTTCCAACAAAGACCCTGGTCCTTTTCAAAGCAGCAAGAGCTCCTATATCAAACTTTCTTTCAAAGAACATGGCCAGATTGAG ccaGGAAGAATAAGAGCCGTTGGAATTGTAGGGATTGAAAGGAaactagaagaaaagagaaaagaaactgacAAAAACATTTCCGAG GCTTTTGAAGACCTCAGCAAGCTCATGGTCAAG GCAAAGGAAATGGTTGAATTATCCAAATCTATAGCTAATAAAATTAAGGATAAACAAGGTGATATCACAGAAGATGAA ACTATCAGATTTAAATCTTACTTGCTGAGCATGGGTATAGCTAATCCAGTTACCAGGGAAACACATGGCTCAGGCACACATTACCATATGCAGTTGGCAAAACAACTAGCGGGAATACTTCAGGTGCCTTTAGag GAACGAGGGGGAATAATGTCGCTCACAGAGGTATACTGTTTAGTAAACCGAGCTCGAGGAATGGAA CTACTCTCGCCAGAggacttagtaaatgcttgtaaGATGTTGGAAGCACTGAAATTACCTCTCAG ACTCCGAATTTTTGACAGTGGTGTCATGGTCATTGAGCTTCAGTCCCACAATGAGGAGGAAATGCTTGCTTCAGCATTAGAGACG GTATCGGAAAAGGGATCTCTCACATCCGAAGAATTTGCCAAACTTGTAGGAATGTCTGTTCTTTTAGCTAAAGAAAG GTTGCTTCTTGCTGAAAAGATGGGCCATCTTTGCAGAGATGATTCAGTGGAAGGCTTGAGGTTTTATCCAAATTTGTTCATGACCCAGAGTTAA
- the VPS36 gene encoding vacuolar protein-sorting-associated protein 36 isoform X1 has protein sequence MDRFVWTNGLLEINETLVIQQRGVRIYDGEEKIKFDAGVLLLSTHRLIWRDQKNHDCCIAIPLSQIVFIEEQAAGIGKSAKIVIHLHPASSNKDPGPFQSSKSSYIKLSFKEHGQIEFYRRLSEEMTHRRWENMPVSQLMQRKSGQEPGRIRAVGIVGIERKLEEKRKETDKNISEAFEDLSKLMVKAKEMVELSKSIANKIKDKQGDITEDETIRFKSYLLSMGIANPVTRETHGSGTHYHMQLAKQLAGILQVPLEERGGIMSLTEVYCLVNRARGMELLSPEDLVNACKMLEALKLPLRLRIFDSGVMVIELQSHNEEEMLASALETVSEKGSLTSEEFAKLVGMSVLLAKERLLLAEKMGHLCRDDSVEGLRFYPNLFMTQS, from the exons ATAAAATTTGATGCTGGAGTCCTTCTCCTCAGTACACACCGACTAATCTGGCGAGATCAGAAAAATCAT GATTGTTGCATTGCTATTCCTCTTTCCCAAATTGTATTCATTGAAGAACAAGCAGCTGGTATTGGAAAAAG TGCCAAAATAGTGATTCATCTTCACCCAGCTTCTTCCAACAAAGACCCTGGTCCTTTTCAAAGCAGCAAGAGCTCCTATATCAAACTTTCTTTCAAAGAACATGGCCAGATTGAG tttTATAGGCGTTTATCAGAAGAAATGACTCATAGAAGATGGGAGAATATGCCAGTGTCTCAACTAATGCAGAGAAAAAGTGGACaagag ccaGGAAGAATAAGAGCCGTTGGAATTGTAGGGATTGAAAGGAaactagaagaaaagagaaaagaaactgacAAAAACATTTCCGAG GCTTTTGAAGACCTCAGCAAGCTCATGGTCAAG GCAAAGGAAATGGTTGAATTATCCAAATCTATAGCTAATAAAATTAAGGATAAACAAGGTGATATCACAGAAGATGAA ACTATCAGATTTAAATCTTACTTGCTGAGCATGGGTATAGCTAATCCAGTTACCAGGGAAACACATGGCTCAGGCACACATTACCATATGCAGTTGGCAAAACAACTAGCGGGAATACTTCAGGTGCCTTTAGag GAACGAGGGGGAATAATGTCGCTCACAGAGGTATACTGTTTAGTAAACCGAGCTCGAGGAATGGAA CTACTCTCGCCAGAggacttagtaaatgcttgtaaGATGTTGGAAGCACTGAAATTACCTCTCAG ACTCCGAATTTTTGACAGTGGTGTCATGGTCATTGAGCTTCAGTCCCACAATGAGGAGGAAATGCTTGCTTCAGCATTAGAGACG GTATCGGAAAAGGGATCTCTCACATCCGAAGAATTTGCCAAACTTGTAGGAATGTCTGTTCTTTTAGCTAAAGAAAG GTTGCTTCTTGCTGAAAAGATGGGCCATCTTTGCAGAGATGATTCAGTGGAAGGCTTGAGGTTTTATCCAAATTTGTTCATGACCCAGAGTTAA